The following proteins are encoded in a genomic region of Aquella oligotrophica:
- a CDS encoding phospholipid carrier-dependent glycosyltransferase, whose product MDYIKLLQPIVIFSLLVLIFIFVLKRYPTAKTTAVLDAKDKKIIGLLTLIYGVISFCYFGAFNAFGSWHVGNPDQSFDIVFNKPQQIEKIYYYYGVGDGNLKLEYTTDRGETGTFPFRSEWSFYKWQSINFPITQSIRQLTIKPETPGIELKRLTFFNANQQITDFKIVASAETAAELNAVVGKKFINHYDNSYLSSTFFDEVYYARTAYEYLQGLPPYSWVHPPLGILLIAIGIIIFGMNPVGWRFIPDITGIIMIAVIYIFAKELFKSRKAAIISSFLLMFDFMHFTMGRMASIDSSATLFILCEYYFLYKYFSFRMNQQLNNAVRSLLFCGLFFGLAMASKWQGLYTAPLVFVCLIYAELFKNKLAFKTLINKFCLYAVMLILLPIGLYLLAYSSSFMTNQQTNILSFVINMQEAMLNYHHSYALNVTHPYSSNWWSWPLLVKPLSLYYWQNDSGLASSIVLMGNPAIWWSGILAVAIILKSIIKDKRLLTTQLLLMILSLYLPWIFIGRLSFIYYFYSVTPFWILAITYVLNEQLQVGNKKYVYGYLLICGLLFIMFYPVISGVPFYRSYVIKYLLWFSSWNF is encoded by the coding sequence ATGGATTACATCAAATTATTGCAGCCAATAGTTATTTTTAGCCTATTAGTGCTTATTTTTATTTTTGTACTAAAACGCTACCCAACAGCAAAAACCACCGCAGTTTTGGATGCCAAAGATAAAAAAATTATTGGTTTATTAACTTTGATTTACGGTGTTATCAGTTTCTGTTACTTTGGAGCTTTTAATGCTTTTGGCTCATGGCATGTTGGTAATCCTGATCAATCATTTGATATTGTTTTTAACAAACCACAACAAATTGAGAAGATTTATTACTATTATGGTGTTGGTGATGGTAACTTGAAGCTTGAATATACTACTGATCGTGGTGAGACAGGTACATTCCCATTTAGAAGTGAATGGTCTTTTTATAAATGGCAATCGATTAATTTTCCAATCACACAAAGTATCCGTCAACTCACTATTAAACCTGAAACGCCAGGCATTGAATTAAAGCGATTGACATTCTTTAATGCTAATCAGCAGATTACTGATTTTAAAATAGTTGCTTCTGCGGAAACAGCGGCAGAATTAAATGCGGTAGTTGGCAAAAAGTTTATAAATCATTATGATAATTCTTATTTATCAAGTACCTTTTTTGATGAGGTTTATTATGCTAGAACGGCATATGAATATTTGCAGGGCTTGCCGCCATATTCGTGGGTTCATCCTCCGCTTGGCATACTATTAATCGCGATTGGAATTATTATCTTTGGTATGAATCCAGTTGGTTGGCGATTTATCCCGGATATTACCGGGATTATCATGATTGCTGTGATATATATATTCGCCAAAGAGTTATTTAAGTCAAGAAAAGCTGCTATTATCAGTAGTTTTCTATTGATGTTTGATTTTATGCATTTTACCATGGGTCGGATGGCATCAATTGATTCGAGTGCAACTTTATTTATACTTTGTGAGTACTATTTTCTGTACAAATATTTTAGCTTTCGGATGAATCAGCAGCTAAATAATGCAGTACGTTCGCTGCTCTTTTGTGGTTTATTTTTTGGCTTAGCCATGGCTAGTAAATGGCAAGGATTATATACGGCTCCATTAGTATTTGTTTGCCTGATTTATGCCGAGCTATTTAAAAATAAATTAGCGTTTAAAACACTCATAAATAAATTTTGTTTATATGCGGTGATGCTTATATTATTACCAATCGGCTTGTATCTACTGGCTTATAGTAGCTCATTCATGACAAACCAGCAAACAAATATCTTATCGTTTGTTATAAATATGCAAGAGGCTATGCTTAATTATCATCATAGTTACGCTTTAAATGTCACACATCCATATTCCTCAAATTGGTGGAGCTGGCCGTTATTAGTAAAGCCATTATCGCTATACTATTGGCAAAATGATTCGGGATTGGCAAGTTCTATTGTTCTTATGGGTAATCCTGCGATTTGGTGGAGTGGGATTCTGGCTGTAGCTATTATTCTAAAAAGTATAATCAAAGACAAGAGATTACTCACAACTCAACTACTACTAATGATTTTATCATTGTATCTTCCATGGATTTTTATTGGGCGTCTTAGCTTTATCTATTATTTTTATAGTGTAACTCCTTTCTGGATTTTAGCTATTACCTACGTTTTAAATGAACAATTGCAGGTTGGGAATAAGAAATATGTCTATGGATACTTGCTTATATGTGGATTGTTGTTTATTATGTTTTATCCGGTAATCTCTGGAGTTCCTTTTTATCGCTCATATGTTATTAAGTATTTACTTTGGTTTAGTAGTTGGAACTTTTAA
- a CDS encoding acyltransferase: MSLGFVKSQYAIIDDGVEIGNNTKIGSFSQICRDAIIGQNCNIRNGVYIASNARIGNNVTIGNNVSIYGGVSLQDYVYCGSNVVFINTANPRIKAYDECKVLVKHGAVLGANSTILNNLTIGEFAFIGAGTVVRNDVLPYAIMVGVPARRVGWMCVCGTKLKFTINFNISERHVANCKCGLKFMIKDDKCILINSFD, encoded by the coding sequence ATGTCCTTAGGATTTGTAAAGAGCCAATATGCTATTATTGATGATGGAGTTGAAATTGGCAATAATACCAAGATCGGATCTTTTAGCCAAATATGCAGAGATGCGATAATTGGTCAGAATTGTAATATAAGAAATGGGGTCTATATTGCTTCAAATGCTAGAATTGGTAATAATGTAACTATTGGCAATAATGTGTCAATTTATGGTGGCGTATCTCTTCAGGATTATGTTTATTGCGGATCAAATGTTGTTTTTATAAACACAGCTAATCCCCGGATTAAAGCATATGATGAGTGCAAAGTCTTAGTTAAACACGGTGCAGTTTTAGGTGCGAATAGTACAATTCTAAATAACTTAACCATCGGTGAATTTGCCTTTATTGGTGCGGGAACAGTTGTCCGAAATGATGTCCTTCCTTATGCAATTATGGTTGGTGTTCCAGCCCGTAGAGTGGGTTGGATGTGTGTATGCGGAACTAAATTGAAATTTACCATAAATTTTAATATTAGTGAACGACATGTTGCCAATTGTAAATGCGGGCTAAAATTTATGATAAAAGACGATAAATGTATATTGATAAATAGTTTTGACTAG
- a CDS encoding carboxymuconolactone decarboxylase family protein: MNFENILNALPDYAKDIKLNLSSLANNHSGITDAQFAGSVLVAAIASKNGALSKHIRQSIASTLNEIEINAAHSAVSIMAMTNIYYRFTDLVNDPSYATMPAGLRMNILANHGIDKITFEMWSLVVSIINGCHKCVTAHEQVLVKQHEVAKETIQLLAKIAAVIHSLATVQIVELSK, from the coding sequence ATGAATTTTGAAAATATACTAAATGCCTTGCCCGATTATGCAAAGGATATCAAACTAAATTTAAGTAGTTTAGCAAATAATCATTCAGGAATTACTGATGCACAATTTGCTGGAAGTGTTCTAGTCGCAGCGATAGCCAGTAAGAATGGTGCACTATCAAAACATATCCGTCAGTCAATTGCGAGTACTCTTAATGAGATTGAAATAAACGCTGCTCATTCTGCTGTATCGATTATGGCAATGACGAATATTTACTATCGCTTTACTGATTTGGTGAATGACCCTAGTTATGCAACAATGCCTGCTGGTTTAAGAATGAATATTCTAGCAAACCACGGGATTGATAAAATAACTTTTGAAATGTGGTCATTAGTGGTATCAATTATTAATGGCTGTCACAAATGCGTTACCGCTCATGAACAGGTGCTAGTGAAACAACATGAAGTTGCTAAGGAAACAATCCAACTATTAGCAAAAATAGCTGCTGTAATTCATAGCCTTGCTACAGTGCAAATAGTCGAATTAAGCAAATAA
- a CDS encoding peroxiredoxin, translated as MLSVGNKFPEFKLTAVSGTSPESFSEASLETYGKQWKIVFFWPKDFTFVCPTEIAGFGKLEGDFKDRDAVLIGASTDSDFVHAAWRGSHNDLKPLTFPWLADIKKDLASKLGILNEEAGVANRATFIVDPENIIRYAEMTDLSVGRNPNETLRILDALQTDELCPCNWHKGEATL; from the coding sequence ATGTTATCAGTAGGCAATAAATTCCCTGAGTTTAAATTAACTGCAGTTAGTGGTACAAGCCCAGAAAGCTTTAGCGAAGCAAGTCTTGAAACATATGGGAAACAATGGAAAATTGTTTTCTTCTGGCCAAAAGATTTCACTTTTGTATGTCCAACAGAAATTGCTGGTTTTGGAAAGCTTGAAGGGGATTTTAAAGACCGAGATGCGGTATTAATTGGTGCTTCAACTGACAGTGATTTTGTTCATGCGGCATGGCGCGGTAGTCATAATGATTTAAAACCATTGACTTTCCCTTGGCTTGCCGACATTAAAAAAGATCTAGCTAGCAAACTAGGTATTCTTAATGAAGAAGCTGGTGTTGCGAACCGTGCAACATTCATTGTTGATCCTGAGAATATCATTCGTTATGCGGAAATGACTGATTTAAGCGTAGGGCGTAATCCAAATGAAACACTACGTATTTTGGATGCATTACAAACTGATGAGCTATGCCCATGTAACTGGCATAAAGGTGAAGCAACTTTATAA
- the rsmI gene encoding 16S rRNA (cytidine(1402)-2'-O)-methyltransferase, with protein MLYICATPIGNLEDITFRAIEILKKSDIILCEDTRNSQKLLGYYGINNKKLVAFHEHNENEVSEKVISWLEENLLIVQISDAGTPGISDPGARLCNKALQLGHKISPLPGACAFISLISVAGLIDTPFLFHGFLANKSSQRQKQLQQWKNVNYAVGIYESPHRIVDCLQDIFDILGESTTIVMGRELTKQFETIKKDTINNILDFVKNDSYQQKGEFVIIITPHIDTDQKELITPEQIKILELLAEELPAKKAVNLTNKIIGGDKDALYNFLLAKKNI; from the coding sequence ATGCTGTATATTTGTGCCACGCCTATCGGAAATCTAGAAGATATTACATTTCGAGCAATTGAAATTCTAAAAAAATCTGACATAATTTTGTGTGAAGATACCCGCAATAGCCAAAAATTACTTGGATATTATGGAATAAATAATAAGAAACTTGTTGCTTTTCATGAACATAATGAAAATGAGGTTAGTGAGAAAGTAATTTCTTGGCTAGAAGAAAATTTACTTATTGTTCAGATTAGTGATGCTGGTACTCCCGGAATATCTGACCCGGGGGCACGTTTATGTAATAAGGCTTTACAACTTGGTCACAAGATTAGTCCATTACCGGGGGCATGTGCCTTCATAAGTCTGATTTCAGTTGCTGGCTTGATTGATACACCATTCTTGTTTCATGGTTTCCTAGCGAATAAGAGTTCACAACGGCAAAAACAGCTCCAACAATGGAAGAATGTAAATTATGCTGTTGGAATTTATGAATCTCCGCATCGAATAGTTGATTGTTTACAGGACATCTTTGATATATTGGGCGAGTCAACCACTATTGTAATGGGACGAGAATTGACTAAACAGTTTGAAACCATCAAAAAAGATACGATTAATAATATACTGGATTTTGTAAAGAATGATTCGTATCAACAAAAAGGTGAATTTGTCATAATTATAACGCCACACATAGATACCGATCAAAAAGAGCTTATAACTCCCGAACAAATAAAAATACTTGAACTACTTGCTGAAGAGCTTCCTGCCAAAAAGGCAGTTAACCTAACGAATAAAATCATTGGTGGCGATAAAGATGCACTATATAATTTTCTATTGGCTAAGAAAAATATTTAA
- a CDS encoding Dps family protein — protein sequence MLKQQFFEINDGITQEHRVTIANGLAALLADSYSLYLKTHNFHWNVTGPMFNTLHLMFETHYSELALAVDLIAERIRALGFIAPGSYSEFAKLSKVTEHSGDTDATDMVKYLIEAHEVVIKTAREIIAIADEANDQVTLDLLTQRLQVHEKTVWMLRSLLR from the coding sequence ATGTTAAAGCAACAATTTTTCGAGATAAATGATGGGATTACTCAAGAGCATCGAGTAACAATTGCGAATGGTCTGGCAGCATTACTAGCCGATAGCTATTCATTGTATCTGAAAACCCATAATTTCCATTGGAATGTGACTGGTCCAATGTTTAATACCTTACATTTGATGTTTGAAACTCATTATAGTGAGTTAGCTTTGGCAGTTGATTTAATTGCTGAACGGATTCGGGCGCTTGGTTTTATTGCCCCAGGTAGCTATAGTGAATTTGCAAAATTAAGCAAGGTTACGGAACATTCAGGCGATACAGATGCGACCGATATGGTTAAATATCTGATTGAAGCACATGAGGTAGTTATTAAAACTGCTAGAGAAATCATTGCTATAGCAGATGAAGCAAATGATCAGGTAACATTAGATCTATTAACTCAGCGTTTGCAAGTTCATGAAAAAACAGTCTGGATGTTAAGAAGCCTTTTGCGTTAA